The Prochlorococcus sp. MIT 1300 genome has a window encoding:
- a CDS encoding YcjF family protein codes for MSFWVVLVFLGQWVIGDWLHLPGGGLGILIGGIGIWWLFKPDGPTFESPDSFQGWLKRCKEVLSQFDDLEEQPLLGQKRSREVALEKIINRSGPQSIGLVGSIGSEFPEKHDVENAISGPHPLELDWACPLPLEDNSWSLPESLSDKDLLLYALPLPLRAVDLLWLEKVPPEQHSWVLVHWDDSETWTDQLKGLHAQLPSRWAKRVIHWQKSQPENLREVLSPLRRVLDSPKRNIDLTRQRLLSKLHSSWQQELELLRRNKLRAIQQRTQWLVAGAVFASPVPSTDLLAVAVVNGLMLQEMAKIWSCPWKPEVLEVVAKQLATAAVAQGVVEWSGQALLGFAKLHGGSWLAAGTLQALSAAYLTRVVGRSMADWMALNNGISEPDLEALKSQASKLVEKAAEDERVDWTAFLKQAASWLIDQEKGFAASQPGAVGS; via the coding sequence ATGAGTTTTTGGGTAGTACTTGTTTTTCTTGGTCAATGGGTTATTGGTGATTGGTTACATCTCCCTGGAGGTGGCTTAGGAATTCTTATTGGAGGTATTGGCATTTGGTGGTTATTTAAACCTGATGGGCCAACCTTTGAGTCCCCTGATTCTTTTCAAGGATGGTTAAAACGATGTAAGGAGGTCCTTTCACAATTTGATGATCTTGAGGAGCAGCCTCTTTTGGGACAAAAAAGATCACGGGAGGTTGCTTTAGAGAAGATTATTAATAGATCAGGACCTCAGTCTATTGGTTTAGTGGGTTCAATAGGCTCTGAATTTCCGGAAAAACATGATGTTGAGAATGCTATTTCTGGCCCTCATCCACTAGAACTTGATTGGGCATGTCCTTTGCCATTGGAAGACAACTCTTGGTCTTTGCCAGAATCACTTTCTGACAAAGACCTGTTGTTATATGCCTTGCCATTGCCGTTAAGAGCAGTTGATTTGCTTTGGTTGGAGAAAGTTCCTCCTGAGCAGCATTCCTGGGTTTTGGTTCATTGGGATGATTCTGAAACTTGGACTGATCAGTTAAAAGGTCTTCATGCTCAATTGCCTTCACGGTGGGCAAAGAGGGTTATTCATTGGCAGAAGTCCCAACCAGAAAACTTGAGAGAAGTACTTAGCCCTTTGAGACGTGTCCTTGATTCCCCTAAGAGGAATATTGATCTAACTCGTCAAAGATTGCTCTCCAAACTTCATAGCTCTTGGCAACAAGAGTTGGAGCTTTTAAGAAGAAACAAGTTAAGGGCAATTCAACAAAGGACTCAGTGGCTTGTTGCTGGAGCGGTTTTTGCTTCTCCAGTTCCATCCACTGATTTGTTGGCTGTAGCAGTAGTCAATGGTTTGATGCTTCAAGAAATGGCAAAAATATGGTCTTGCCCATGGAAGCCAGAGGTATTGGAAGTAGTAGCAAAACAACTTGCTACTGCAGCTGTTGCTCAAGGTGTTGTTGAGTGGAGTGGCCAGGCTTTGCTTGGTTTTGCAAAGCTGCATGGGGGCTCATGGCTTGCTGCAGGAACTCTTCAGGCTCTTAGTGCTGCATACCTCACTCGAGTGGTAGGACGATCAATGGCTGATTGGATGGCATTAAATAATGGAATTAGTGAGCCGGATTTGGAGGCATTGAAATCACAGGCATCAAAACTTGTTGAGAAGGCTGCTGAAGATGAGCGTGTTGATTGGACTGCATTTCTAAAACAGGCAGCAAGTTGGCTTATTGACC